One window of Sinorhizobium fredii NGR234 genomic DNA carries:
- a CDS encoding GNAT family N-acetyltransferase encodes MANSYFTLAAPSRQSSRDSRAHAAVETRPAEPITLSVHRDLAEVEADWRALDANKLNSLHQSFDWCAAWKRAHRSQLLVVRGALGKQLLFLLPFEIESGCFFRTARLIATAHSNLNTGLFAADVDRAPRGELCRALTEGIRRALRAYADVVALEKTPALWRGLPHPLAALPGIANPNASFQLGLLGDMERTLTQLNAKRRRKKMRLSERRLAELGGYDYVVAREPADAHALLDAFFRQKTARLEAQGLPDVFDNSEIRAFFRLLIDRPSAGDRLLELNAIRLRGEHEGRVIAVTGLSRKGDHVICQFGSIDHMIAADSSPGELLLYRVIERLCGEGVALFDFGIGDQPYKRSWCTMETPLRDITLPLTLRGHAAAGLHRAVVRAKRTIKANKTLYALVQRGRRRILRATTETADD; translated from the coding sequence ATGGCCAATTCCTATTTCACCCTTGCCGCACCGAGCCGGCAATCGTCGCGTGACAGCCGAGCGCACGCGGCCGTCGAAACTCGCCCTGCCGAACCGATCACCCTCTCCGTTCATCGCGACTTGGCGGAGGTCGAGGCGGACTGGCGCGCGCTCGACGCAAACAAGCTGAACTCCCTGCATCAGAGCTTCGACTGGTGCGCGGCCTGGAAGCGTGCGCATAGGAGCCAATTGCTGGTCGTGCGCGGCGCTCTCGGCAAGCAACTGCTTTTCCTCCTGCCCTTCGAGATCGAAAGCGGTTGCTTCTTCCGCACCGCCAGACTGATCGCGACCGCACACAGCAACCTGAACACAGGGCTTTTTGCCGCCGACGTCGATCGCGCGCCGCGGGGCGAACTCTGCCGCGCGCTGACAGAGGGAATTCGACGCGCGCTTCGCGCCTACGCCGATGTCGTCGCACTCGAAAAGACACCGGCGCTGTGGCGCGGCCTGCCCCACCCCCTCGCCGCCCTGCCTGGGATCGCCAATCCGAACGCCTCTTTCCAGCTCGGGCTCCTCGGCGACATGGAGCGCACGCTCACCCAGCTCAACGCAAAACGCCGGCGCAAAAAGATGCGCCTCTCCGAGCGGCGTCTCGCCGAACTCGGCGGCTACGACTATGTCGTTGCCCGCGAGCCGGCGGACGCCCATGCGCTGCTGGACGCGTTCTTCCGGCAGAAAACCGCGCGGCTCGAAGCCCAGGGCCTGCCGGATGTGTTCGACAATTCGGAGATCCGCGCCTTTTTTCGTCTGCTGATCGACCGGCCATCCGCCGGCGACAGGCTGCTCGAACTCAACGCGATCCGCCTCAGGGGCGAGCACGAGGGCCGGGTCATTGCCGTCACCGGCCTGTCGAGAAAAGGCGACCACGTCATCTGCCAGTTCGGTTCGATCGACCACATGATCGCCGCCGACAGCAGCCCGGGCGAGTTGCTGCTCTACCGGGTGATCGAACGTCTTTGCGGCGAAGGTGTCGCGCTCTTCGACTTCGGCATCGGCGATCAACCCTACAAGCGATCGTGGTGCACGATGGAGACCCCCTTGCGGGACATTACCCTGCCGCTGACGTTGCGCGGACATGCGGCAGCCGGCCTGCATCGTGCCGTGGTGCGCGCCAAACGCACCATAAAGGCGAACAAGACCCTTTATGCCTTGGTACAGCGCGGACGGCGCCGGATATTGCGGGCCACCACAGAAACCGCGGACGATTGA
- a CDS encoding CatB-related O-acetyltransferase yields the protein MMPGDALPDPDAQFPVTEFPRIGFLKNLVHSPLIEVGEYSYYDDPEGPEYFEAKCVLHHYDFVGDRLVIGRFCALATGVQFIMNGANHALGGFSTFPFGIFPGAWRDGFDPAAYATGYRGDTIVGNDVWIGMEAAILPGVTIGDGAIVAAKSVVTKDVPAYAIVAGNPARVVKMRFPAATVERLLAIAWWNWPLDKVTRNIAAITGADIEALETAL from the coding sequence ATGATGCCTGGTGATGCCTTGCCTGACCCCGACGCCCAGTTTCCGGTCACCGAGTTTCCACGGATCGGGTTTCTCAAGAACCTCGTGCATTCGCCCCTGATAGAGGTCGGTGAATACAGCTACTATGACGATCCGGAAGGGCCCGAATATTTTGAGGCGAAGTGCGTCCTCCATCACTACGACTTCGTCGGAGATCGGCTGGTGATCGGGCGTTTCTGCGCGCTTGCGACAGGCGTTCAGTTCATCATGAACGGCGCCAACCACGCGCTCGGCGGCTTTTCGACCTTTCCGTTCGGCATCTTCCCCGGCGCCTGGCGCGACGGCTTCGATCCGGCCGCCTATGCGACGGGCTATCGCGGCGACACCATCGTCGGCAACGATGTATGGATCGGCATGGAGGCGGCGATCCTGCCGGGCGTCACTATCGGCGACGGCGCGATCGTCGCGGCGAAATCCGTGGTGACGAAGGATGTCCCTGCTTACGCCATCGTCGCCGGCAATCCGGCAAGGGTTGTCAAGATGCGGTTCCCGGCGGCGACCGTCGAGCGCTTGCTGGCGATTGCCTGGTGGAACTGGCCGCTCGACAAGGTGACGCGCAATATCGCGGCAATCACTGGCGCAGACATCGAGGCGCTCGAAACTGCGCTGTAG
- a CDS encoding metallophosphoesterase family protein — protein sequence MKIAVIADIHGNDLALEAVLADIDAQGIDEVVNLGDHLSGPLNAARTADILIDRKMPAIRGNHDRYLLTLDPAEMGPSDRAAYDELEPGHRSWLATLPETLVYRDTFFLCHGTPTSDETYWMEALTADGVVHMAAREAIEGFAAGIDCAVILCGHTHIPRAVRLSGGRLLVNPGSVGCPGYDDDRPVAHRVETGSPDARYAILEQDGVDWNVSFRSVRYDHMAMSRRAAERNRSEWARVLATGFLD from the coding sequence ATGAAGATCGCCGTCATCGCCGATATTCACGGCAACGACCTGGCACTCGAGGCGGTGCTGGCGGATATCGACGCACAGGGGATCGACGAGGTCGTCAATCTGGGCGACCATCTGAGCGGCCCGCTCAACGCCGCGCGCACGGCCGACATTCTGATCGACCGCAAGATGCCGGCGATCCGCGGCAATCATGATCGCTATCTTCTGACGCTTGATCCAGCCGAGATGGGACCGTCGGATCGTGCGGCTTACGACGAACTTGAGCCCGGTCACAGGAGTTGGCTGGCGACGCTGCCGGAAACGCTTGTCTATCGCGACACGTTCTTCCTCTGCCACGGCACGCCGACAAGCGACGAGACCTACTGGATGGAGGCGTTGACAGCCGACGGCGTCGTCCACATGGCGGCGCGTGAAGCGATCGAAGGTTTTGCGGCGGGCATCGACTGCGCGGTGATCCTCTGCGGTCACACGCACATCCCGCGGGCCGTGCGGCTATCGGGTGGGCGCCTCCTCGTCAATCCCGGCAGCGTCGGCTGCCCGGGCTACGACGATGATCGACCCGTGGCCCATAGGGTCGAAACCGGCTCGCCGGACGCGCGCTACGCCATTCTTGAGCAAGACGGGGTCGACTGGAACGTCAGCTTCCGCAGCGTGCGCTACGATCATATGGCGATGTCGCGCCGCGCCGCAGAGCGCAACCGGTCCGAATGGGCAAGGGTGCTCGCCACCGGCTTTCTCGACTGA
- a CDS encoding DUF2842 domain-containing protein yields the protein MPVRLRKLIGTVLIIILVIVYALAAVTFASLLLGASPWWVHLLYFFFTGLLWILPAMLIIKWMEKPANNR from the coding sequence ATGCCCGTACGCCTCAGAAAACTGATTGGCACCGTCCTCATCATCATTCTTGTCATCGTCTACGCGCTGGCGGCGGTCACCTTCGCCTCGCTCCTCCTCGGCGCGTCCCCCTGGTGGGTGCATCTTCTCTATTTCTTCTTCACCGGTCTTCTGTGGATCCTTCCTGCGATGCTGATCATAAAATGGATGGAAAAACCGGCAAACAATCGCTGA
- a CDS encoding COX15/CtaA family protein, producing MAHADLATEQSLRSEIDRTDHNRRQIRGWLAVVLFALFALVIVGGATRLTESGLSITEWKPIHGVIPPLSAEEWEEEFRLYQRIPQYEQMNKGMTVEAFKTIFWWEWAHRLLARSIGVIFALPLLFFWLTGRVERRLRLPLLGILALGGFQGFIGWWMVSSGLVERTEVSQYRLATHLVIACLIFAACMWIYRGLSPHTGDAAPTQRSQTMAGIIAAMSLFQIYLGALVAGLDAGLSYNTWPLMDGAIVPGDLFVQQPAWINLFENPKTVQFLHRAGAYLLFALAFAHMVVSLRAASGTTHARRSVLLFVLLTVQAAIGITTLLLQVPIVWGVLHQAGALVVLGFAIAHWRGFVGEYPRPAAIEVRH from the coding sequence ATGGCGCATGCCGACCTGGCAACGGAACAGTCGCTGCGGAGCGAGATCGACAGAACCGATCACAATCGCCGTCAGATCCGCGGCTGGCTCGCCGTCGTGCTGTTTGCCCTGTTTGCCCTGGTGATTGTCGGCGGCGCGACGCGCCTGACCGAATCCGGCCTGTCGATCACCGAATGGAAGCCGATCCACGGCGTCATTCCGCCCTTGTCGGCCGAGGAATGGGAGGAGGAATTCCGCCTCTACCAACGCATTCCCCAGTATGAGCAGATGAACAAGGGCATGACGGTCGAGGCGTTCAAGACGATCTTCTGGTGGGAATGGGCGCACCGTCTTCTCGCCCGCTCCATCGGCGTGATCTTTGCCCTGCCGCTTCTCTTCTTCTGGCTGACGGGCCGGGTCGAGCGGCGACTGCGGCTGCCGCTCCTCGGCATTCTGGCGCTCGGCGGTTTTCAAGGCTTCATCGGCTGGTGGATGGTTTCCTCGGGCCTCGTCGAACGGACCGAAGTCAGCCAGTACCGGCTGGCCACCCACCTGGTCATCGCCTGTCTGATCTTTGCCGCCTGCATGTGGATCTACCGGGGGCTTTCACCCCACACTGGTGATGCAGCGCCGACGCAAAGGTCGCAAACGATGGCCGGCATCATCGCCGCCATGAGCCTCTTCCAGATCTATCTGGGCGCGCTCGTCGCCGGCCTCGATGCCGGCCTGAGCTACAACACCTGGCCGCTGATGGACGGTGCGATCGTACCGGGCGATCTCTTCGTGCAGCAGCCTGCCTGGATCAATCTCTTCGAGAATCCGAAGACGGTGCAATTCCTGCATCGCGCCGGCGCTTACCTGCTGTTTGCGCTGGCCTTCGCGCATATGGTCGTGTCGCTGCGTGCAGCATCGGGCACGACCCATGCGCGCCGTTCCGTGCTGCTCTTTGTTCTGCTGACGGTCCAGGCGGCGATCGGCATCACGACGCTTCTACTGCAGGTGCCGATAGTTTGGGGCGTGCTGCACCAGGCGGGCGCGCTCGTCGTGCTCGGCTTCGCCATCGCCCATTGGCGCGGCTTCGTCGGCGAATATCCGAGACCGGCAGCCATCGAGGTTCGCCACTGA
- the argC gene encoding N-acetyl-gamma-glutamyl-phosphate reductase yields MKPKIFIDGEHGTTGLQIRARMAGRSDLELLSIPEAERRNAALREDLLNGADIAILCLPDDASREAVAMVAGNNRVRIIDTSTAHRVAPDWAYGFAEMDKAQPAKIRDARHVSNPGCYPTGAIGVIRPLRQAGILPDGYPVTVNAVSGYTGGGKQMIAQIEDENHADHISAPHFLYGLPLKHKHVPEMKMHGMLERAPIFSPSVGKFPQGMIVQVPLYLDDLAPGATLESIHAALVEHYAGQSIVEVVPLSAQLARIDATELAGKDTMKLFVFGTPGGAHVNLVALLDNLGKGASGAAVQNMDLMLSA; encoded by the coding sequence ATGAAACCGAAGATCTTCATCGATGGCGAACACGGCACGACGGGCTTGCAAATCCGCGCGCGCATGGCCGGTCGCTCGGATCTCGAACTCCTGTCGATCCCGGAAGCGGAACGCCGCAATGCGGCACTGCGTGAAGACCTGTTGAATGGCGCTGATATCGCCATCCTCTGCCTGCCGGACGACGCGTCGCGCGAGGCGGTCGCCATGGTCGCCGGCAACAATCGCGTCCGCATCATCGATACGTCGACGGCGCATCGCGTCGCCCCCGATTGGGCCTATGGCTTTGCCGAGATGGACAAGGCGCAGCCGGCGAAGATCCGCGACGCTCGCCATGTCTCCAACCCCGGCTGCTATCCGACTGGTGCGATCGGCGTGATCCGGCCACTGCGCCAGGCAGGCATCCTGCCGGACGGCTACCCGGTCACCGTCAACGCGGTCTCCGGCTATACCGGCGGCGGCAAGCAGATGATCGCGCAGATCGAGGACGAGAACCACGCCGACCATATCAGCGCGCCGCATTTCCTGTACGGCCTCCCGCTCAAGCACAAGCACGTGCCGGAAATGAAAATGCATGGCATGCTCGAGCGCGCCCCCATTTTCTCGCCATCGGTCGGCAAGTTCCCGCAGGGCATGATCGTCCAAGTGCCGCTCTATCTCGACGACCTCGCGCCCGGCGCGACACTGGAAAGCATCCATGCCGCGCTCGTCGAGCATTATGCCGGCCAGTCGATCGTCGAAGTCGTTCCGCTAAGCGCGCAGCTTGCCCGGATCGACGCGACGGAGCTTGCCGGCAAGGACACGATGAAGCTCTTCGTCTTCGGCACCCCGGGCGGTGCGCATGTGAACCTCGTCGCCCTGCTCGACAATCTCGGCAAGGGCGCGTCGGGCGCGGCCGTCCAGAACATGGACCTGATGCTGTCTGCCTGA
- the speB gene encoding agmatinase, with product MAPKTIDHAVTTRSLHSAATDPTHAGVLSFMRRKYTKQLKGVDAVVWGIPFDAATSNRPGARFGPQAIRRASAIFDNDPQYPFQRDLFADMATVDYGDCLLDYGNHAKTPATIEREATRILKSGAYLLTLGGDHFVTYPILKAHAALHGPLALVQFDAHQDTWPDEKGRIDHGSFVGRAAREGLIDAERSIQIGIRTHAPDDCGIRIVYGYEVEEMRAEEIADTIVRHVGSRSAYLTFDIDCLDPAYAPGTGTPVAGGPSSAKILSVLRKLGALHIAGSDVVEVAPAYDHADLTAIAGSTIAMYMLGLRAEWLAERRG from the coding sequence ATGGCTCCGAAGACCATCGATCACGCCGTCACCACCCGCTCGCTTCATAGTGCGGCCACGGACCCGACCCATGCCGGCGTGCTTTCCTTCATGCGCCGAAAATATACGAAGCAGCTCAAAGGCGTCGACGCCGTCGTCTGGGGCATTCCCTTCGACGCCGCCACTTCGAACCGCCCCGGCGCCCGTTTCGGTCCGCAGGCGATCCGCCGCGCCTCGGCGATCTTCGACAACGATCCGCAATACCCGTTCCAGCGCGACCTCTTCGCAGACATGGCGACTGTCGACTACGGCGACTGCCTGCTCGACTATGGCAACCATGCGAAGACGCCCGCGACCATCGAGCGGGAGGCGACAAGGATCCTGAAGTCGGGCGCCTACCTGCTGACGCTTGGCGGCGACCACTTCGTCACCTATCCGATCCTCAAGGCCCATGCGGCGCTCCACGGCCCCCTCGCGCTGGTGCAGTTCGACGCGCACCAGGATACCTGGCCGGACGAGAAGGGCCGCATCGACCACGGCTCCTTCGTCGGCCGGGCCGCGCGCGAGGGGCTGATCGACGCCGAGCGGTCGATTCAGATCGGCATCCGCACGCATGCGCCCGACGACTGCGGCATCCGCATCGTCTATGGCTATGAAGTCGAAGAAATGCGCGCCGAGGAGATCGCCGACACCATCGTCCGGCATGTCGGCAGCCGTTCGGCCTATTTGACCTTCGACATTGATTGCCTGGATCCGGCCTACGCGCCGGGCACCGGCACGCCGGTCGCCGGCGGTCCATCCAGCGCCAAGATCCTCTCGGTGCTGCGCAAGCTGGGAGCTTTGCATATCGCCGGCAGCGACGTGGTCGAGGTGGCGCCCGCCTATGACCATGCCGATCTTACCGCCATTGCTGGCTCGACCATCGCCATGTATATGCTGGGCCTCAGGGCCGAATGGCTCGCGGAACGGCGCGGCTGA
- a CDS encoding antibiotic biosynthesis monooxygenase family protein, with amino-acid sequence MPFAKLPAPPYYVVCFSSARTDGDNGYGEMAEAMEELARKQPGFLGVESARGADGFGITNAYWSDEDSIRAWKRNVDHLAAQKQGRAEWYSHYEVRVARVERAYGSSKAEG; translated from the coding sequence ATGCCGTTCGCCAAATTGCCTGCCCCGCCCTATTACGTCGTTTGCTTCTCCTCGGCCCGAACCGACGGCGACAACGGCTATGGAGAGATGGCCGAAGCCATGGAGGAACTGGCGCGGAAGCAGCCTGGCTTTCTTGGCGTTGAAAGCGCGCGCGGCGCTGACGGCTTCGGAATTACCAATGCCTACTGGAGCGATGAAGATTCCATCCGAGCCTGGAAGAGAAACGTTGATCATCTCGCCGCGCAAAAGCAGGGCCGTGCCGAATGGTACAGCCACTACGAGGTGCGCGTGGCGCGCGTCGAACGCGCCTATGGCTCCAGCAAGGCAGAGGGCTGA
- the rpsI gene encoding 30S ribosomal protein S9, with protein sequence MADLSALKEIATTAEPAAPVHVKKVDAQGRSYATGKRKDAVARVWVKAGSGKITVNGKPFSAYFARPVLQMILQQPIVAAARDGQFDVDATVAGGGLSGQAGAVRHGIAKALTYFEPGLRSVLKRGGFLTRDSRVVERKKYGRAKARRSFQFSKR encoded by the coding sequence ATGGCTGACCTTTCCGCTCTCAAGGAAATTGCCACGACCGCGGAACCGGCCGCTCCGGTTCACGTCAAGAAGGTCGACGCGCAGGGCCGCTCCTACGCGACCGGCAAGCGCAAGGACGCCGTTGCCCGCGTTTGGGTCAAGGCCGGCTCCGGCAAGATCACCGTCAACGGCAAGCCGTTCTCGGCTTACTTCGCCCGTCCGGTTCTGCAGATGATCCTGCAGCAGCCGATCGTCGCGGCCGCCCGCGACGGCCAGTTCGACGTCGACGCTACCGTTGCCGGCGGCGGTCTCTCCGGCCAGGCCGGTGCCGTTCGTCACGGTATCGCCAAGGCGCTCACCTACTTCGAACCGGGCCTGCGCTCCGTTCTGAAGCGTGGCGGCTTCCTGACCCGCGACAGCCGCGTCGTCGAGCGCAAGAAGTACGGCCGCGCCAAGGCTCGCCGTTCGTTCCAGTTCTCGAAGCGTTAA
- the rplM gene encoding 50S ribosomal protein L13 has translation MATFVQKPAEVEKKWILIDAEGLVVGRLASIIANRLRGKHKATFTPHVDDGDNVIVINAEKAVLTGKKYTDKKYYWHTGYPGGIKERTARQIIEGRFPERVIEKAVERMVPRGPLGRRQMKNLRVYAGTNHPHEAQQPAVLDVAKLNSKNTRSA, from the coding sequence ATGGCAACCTTCGTTCAGAAGCCTGCAGAGGTGGAGAAGAAGTGGATCCTCATCGACGCCGAAGGCCTCGTTGTCGGTCGCCTCGCTTCCATCATCGCAAACCGCCTGCGCGGCAAGCATAAGGCCACCTTCACGCCCCACGTCGACGACGGCGACAATGTCATCGTCATCAACGCCGAGAAGGCCGTTCTCACCGGCAAGAAGTACACCGACAAGAAGTACTACTGGCACACCGGCTACCCCGGCGGCATCAAGGAGCGCACCGCGCGCCAGATCATCGAAGGCCGCTTCCCGGAGCGCGTCATCGAGAAGGCCGTTGAGCGCATGGTTCCGCGTGGCCCGCTCGGCCGCCGGCAGATGAAGAACCTGCGCGTCTACGCAGGCACGAACCACCCGCATGAAGCACAGCAGCCGGCCGTCCTCGACGTCGCCAAGCTGAACAGCAAGAACACAAGGAGCGCCTGA
- a CDS encoding PaaI family thioesterase — MALLPIMTVEELNRFLDTDFPQVHTDGKIFTVTNIGPGFATMRLDPNERHIRPGGTVSGPTLFALADVSAYVALIAHIGPVALAVTTSLNINFLRKPYPEPLECTCRILKLGKRLAVLDASIKPVAGDELAAHATATYSIPPR, encoded by the coding sequence ATGGCCTTGCTGCCGATCATGACCGTCGAGGAGCTCAATCGCTTTCTCGACACGGATTTCCCGCAGGTGCACACCGATGGCAAGATCTTCACCGTGACGAATATCGGCCCTGGTTTTGCGACGATGCGGCTCGACCCGAACGAGCGCCATATCCGCCCCGGCGGCACCGTATCCGGGCCAACGCTGTTCGCACTTGCCGACGTCTCGGCCTATGTCGCGCTGATCGCCCATATCGGTCCGGTGGCGCTGGCCGTCACCACCAGCCTCAACATCAACTTTCTGCGAAAGCCCTACCCCGAACCGCTCGAATGCACCTGCCGCATCCTGAAACTTGGCAAGCGGCTCGCCGTTCTCGACGCATCGATCAAACCCGTCGCGGGCGACGAACTGGCAGCGCATGCCACCGCAACCTACTCGATTCCACCTCGCTAA